The proteins below are encoded in one region of Hordeum vulgare subsp. vulgare chromosome 3H, MorexV3_pseudomolecules_assembly, whole genome shotgun sequence:
- the LOC123441736 gene encoding uncharacterized protein LOC123441736, producing the protein MYPHHCADAVNRGDFQCWNSMIFIRAWRLEAHADNKAMMHHVRLCIEGIPVHSRNTYIDTFFISPGCSLDYIEQRSLRREDTYDLALWAWTADPSCIPKVKWLTHPACGHHRRGCRGLRHRVLLHLDLHKDHSKARDDDNPPPPDIYEHTWVRKMVHGSASRREHMGDQGRDDHNHNRRNDEGGCDGGRGRDGGHARHGWRDRVRRSLSRNPRTRQRQEEGGH; encoded by the coding sequence ATGTACCCCCACCACTGCGCTGATGCGGTCAACCGCGGCGACTTTCAATGCTGgaactccatgatcttcatccgAGCTTGGCGGCTGGAGGCTCATGCGGACAACAAGGCCATGATGCACCATGTCAGGCTGTGCATTGAGGGCATCCCCGTCCACTCCCGGAACACCTACATCGACACCTTCTTCATCAGCCCTGGTTGCTCGCTCGACTACATCGAGCAGCGCTCACTCCGCAGGGAGGACACCTACGACCTTGCCCTCTGGGCTTGGACGGCGGACCCAAGCTGCATCCCAAAGGTGAAGTGGCTCACTCACCCCGCCTGCGGACACCACCGTCGTGGGTGCCGGGGGCTGCGCCACCGTGTCCTACTGCACCTCGACCTACACAAAGATCACTCGAAGGCTCGTGACGACGACAACCCGCCTCCCCCTGACATCTACGAGCACACTTGGGTCAGGAAGATGGTGCACGGTAGTGCCTCTCGTCGTGAACACATGGGCGACCAAGGCCGTGATGATCACAACCACAACAGGCGGAATGACGAGGGTGGCTGTGATGGTGGCCGTGGGCGTGATGGCGGACATGCGCGACATGGCTGGCGTGACCGTGTGCGCCGCTCACTATCGAGGAACCCTCGGACCCGCCAGCGCCAGGAAGAGGgaggtcactga